In Pseudomonadaceae bacterium SI-3, the sequence CTGATTGGGGAGACGCCGGTCAATATCACCGGCGCGGCCCGGACAGCGATGACTATCAATGGGACCATCCCAGGGCCGCTTCTACGTTGGCGTGAAGGGGATACCGTCACGCTGCGCGTCAGGAATAAGCTGAGCGAAGATACATCGATTCACTGGCACGGCATGATCCTGCCGGCCAACATGGATGGCGTGCCTGGATTGAGCTTCCACGGCATCGCTCCCGATGGCATGTATGTATATAAGTTTCAGGTTAAACAAAACGGTACTTATTGGTACCACAGTCATTCAGGCCTACAAGAGCAGGTTGGTGTTTATGGCCCGTTGGTCATTGATGCTAAGGATCCCGAACCGTTCAGCTATGACCGCGACTATGTCGTCATGCTGACCGATTGGACCGATGAGGATCCCGCTCGAATCCTTTCTAAGCTCAAGAAGCAGTCAGATTATTACAACTTCCACAAGCGCACCGTCGGAGACTTCATTAACGACGTGAGCGAAGACGGCTGGGCCGCTACGATTGCGAATCGGAAAATGTGGGCTCAGATGAAGATGAGTCCCACCGACCTCGCCGACGTAAGCGGTTACACCTATACCTATCTAATGAACGGCCAAGCACCAGACGGGAACTGGACCGGTATCTTTAAGCCCGGCGAGAAGCTTCGCCTGCGGTTCATCAATGGCTCGGCCATGAGCTATTTCGATGTCCGCATTCCAGGGCTGAAGATGACTGTAGTCGCAGCCGATGGCCAATACGTCAACCCAGTTAGCGTCGATGAATTCCGCATTGCCACGGCAGAAACCTACGATGTGATTGTGGAGCCTGCTACCAAGGAGGCTTACACGATCTTCGCTCAATCGATGGACCGCACAGGGTACGCCCGAGGCACGCTGGCGATTGCCGAAGGGCTAAGCGCTGCTGTTCCAAAAACCGATCCTCGACCAATAATCACTATGGACGACATGGGAATGGATCACGGCAGCATGGGCGGTATGGCGGGCATGGACCATGGCGAGGGCATGCAGGGCGACATGAGTGGGATGGACCATAGCAACATGTCCAGCATGAACCACGGTGACATGCAAGGGATGGGCGGCATGGGCGCAATGGCCGGAATGGATCACAGCAAAATGGCTGGGATGTCTGGGATGGACCACTCTGCAATGGCCGGGGTGAGCGCAGCTATGCAATCGCACCCGCCCTCTGAGTCCAATAACCCGCTGGTGGACATGCAGACCATGAGCCCAACGCATAGGCTGAATGATCCAGGTATTGGCTTACGAGACAACGGCCGCCGAGTCCTGACCTATGGCGACTTGAGAAGCACTTTCCCGGATCCGGACGGCCGTGAGCCAAGTCGAACAATAGAACTCCATCTCACCGGCCACATGGAGAAGTTCTCCTGGTCATTTGACGGCATAGAGTTCTCTGATTCGGAACCCCTGCGGCTCAAATATGGAGAGCGGGTACGCATCACTTTGGTCAACGACACCATGATGACCCATCCAATTCACCTCCACGGTATGTGGAGTGATCTTGAAGATGAGAATGGGCAGTTCATGGTTCGCAAGCACACGATCGACATGCCTCCAGGTTCGAAGCGCAGCTACCGCGTAACAGCTGATGCGCTCGGTCGCTGGGCCTATCACTGTCACCTACTGCTTCACATGGAAATGGGCATGTTTCGTGAAGTCCGAGTGGATGAATAAGAGGAACCTTATATGGGAAATTCTATGAAGCGTAAAACTCTTATCGGCAGCGCTCTTATGTTTAGTTTGCTGGGCGTAATGAATATGTCAGCTGCGTTTGCAGAGCAAAAGCATGATCAGCACAAGCAATCATCGGCTTCATCGCAGAATCAAGGCAACAAGCCGGCATCTCAGACACAAGGCACCTCTAACTCAAAAATGAACCACGGCGACATGGATCATGGCTCGATGGACCATGGAGAAATGGAGCACGGCAAGATGGATCATGACCCCAAGGCCACTGATACTGAGGTGGATTCGCACCATGACCACTAGACTTTCTCGCTTTGCTCTGATTGCGCTCGGAGTTTCGTTGAGCGCAGCGGCTGGAGGGACAGCCAACGCTGCCGAGATGATGGATCACTCGATGCATCAAACCCCTCCCACTGAGGCAGCTCAAGCCCCTGCATCTTCAGCCAAGCCCGCAGCTAAGAATCATGGCTCCGGTGGGCAAATGGACCACTCCGCAATGGGTCATGGTGCGATGGACCATAGCAAGATGAACCATGGCCAAATGAAGCATGACGATACGCTCGAAATGCCCGGCATGGTTCATCCCTCGTTCATTCCAGTATTGACCGATGCGGATAGAGAAGCGGCTTTCCCTGGTCTTCAAGGTCATACGGTCCATGACAAGTATCTGGCCTGGTTTCTTCTGCTAGATCAACTTGAGTACCAGAACGCAAATGAAGGTAGCACCCTCAGTTGGGAAGCTACTGCCTGGGTTGGTGGCGATATCAATCGATTCTGGTTTCGCTCGGAAGGTGAGCGAACGAATGGCGTTACTGAAGACGCGGAAATTCAGGCGCTCTACGGGCGTGCCATCAGCCCCTGGTGGGATGTGGTAGCAGGTGTTCGCCAGGACTTTAAGCCAGAGTCGCCGCAGACGTGGGCGGCTTTAGGCGTCCAGGGGATGGCTCTGTATGGGTTTGAGGCGGAAGCCACCGCCTTCGTCGGTGAAGGTGGGCAGACAGCAGCACGTTTTGAAGGCGAGTACGACATTCTCCTCACTAACCGGCTCATCCTCCAACCGACTGCCGAGCTCAATTTCTATGGCAAGGACGATCCTGCACACGGAGTGGGCGCTGGTCTCGCAAATACAGAGGTGGGGCTCCGCCTCCGATACGAAATCGTTCGTGAGTTCGCACCGTACATCGGCGTCACGTGGAGCCGGGCATACGGTAATACCGCTGATATGGCGAGAGATGACGGCGAAGACCTAGATGAGGCGCGGTTCGTTGCTGGCATCAGGCTTTGGTTTTAAGGTCCCTCGATGAAAAGAATAATTATTAGCTTCGCTGCCTTCTGTGCTCTAGGCCTGTTGGTAGTGGCCGGAGTTGTTTTCTCAGGACTGATTAGCGTTGCCGCGGATGATCCTCATACGGGAGTCGTGCACGCATTCCTGGAAACTGCTCGCAATCGCTCGATTGAGGCTCGCTCCGAAGACATAGCCGTGCCATCTCTCGACGATGAAGACCAAATCCGCGCCGGGGCGGGGAACTACGACTCGATGTGTGTGGGTTGTCATTTGGCGCCAGGCATGGCTGAGACCGAGCTAAGCAATGGCCTTTATCCCGCTCCTCCCAGCCTGGCTGAGGCGGGGCTATACGATGACCCAGCAAAAACATTTTGGGTCATCAAGCATGGCATTAAGGCCACTGGGATGCCCGCGTGGGGTAAAAGCATGGCTGACCCGTACATCTGGGGAATGGTGGCTTTTCTGCAGAAGCTTCCTGAGTTAGATGAAGGAGCGTATCGAGCACTCGTTGCGTCTAGCGGTGGTCACCAGCATGGTGGTGGGGAGACCCCAGCTGGGCATAGTGAGCAACACGGCGAGATGGCCTCGGGCGACCACCATCAGGGCGACAGTGGCGGCTCGGATCACCATGGCTCCAGCAGCACAGGTGGAGCATCCGGCCAATCAGGCTCCGGTCATCATGGTAATAACGAAAGCGATGACCATCATGCGTCCGAGGAGCCCCAGGCGGTTGAGCACAGCAATGGCAGTGACAGTGCCGATGCGGAAGGCAAATCCCCTTCAAAAAACCATGTGCACGCAGACGGGAAGCAACACGAGCACTAACATCCGGTATATGTGTGCCTATGCGGTTCTGATCGAGGCTCTAAGAAAGGCGGTTCAGCAAGCAGAGGATCGGCCCTAGGCCATCCTAGTCGACGCAACGGTACCGGAGGGCTTTGCAATTGCTTCCTTCCTAAAAGTTAGGCCGCAAGGCCAGTAACTTACCTAGTTAAGCGGCTTGCGCTCCGGCCGTTCCCCAACGAATACTCCCAGTCGTGGCGACAGGAAGCTCCCTCATTTTCAACTCAATCATCTCGAACAGACTAGCGAAGCCGTACAGGCAATCTGACGGCCACATCGCCACCAACTGCGCCCGCAGATCCCCGGTGCGGTTGGACTTACCTTACAACATTGTAATGAGGTTTTTCGAAACGGGCTCGGTAGGAGCGTGTCGTAATTCAGTGTCTGCTAACAGGCTGTTGAGCCATATCGGCCAGTAAGCAAACGACGAAATACAACTATCGAACCCTGGAGAACGTAAATGACAAACTCAATGTTCGCATCCTGTATCCAAGCTTGTTCGAACTGTGCCCTAGTGTGCGAAATGTGCGCCTCTGCTTGCCTACGCGAGGATGATGTAAAAATGATGGCTCGCTGCATCGAGCTTGACCGCGACTGCGCGGACATTTGCAGGTTGGCTGCCACACTGATGAGCCGCGAAAGTGAATATGCTAAGGAGTTCTGCGCCCTTTGCGCCAAGATCTGCCGTGCATGCGGAGAGGAATGCGCGAAGCATGAAATGGATCATTGCCAAGAGTGTGCGAAGGCGTGCATGAACTGCGCTGAGGAATGTGAGCGAATGGCAGGATAACATCCGTAACTCACTGCTCTGGCACTACTAAATTGGGAGTGTCAGAGCCCCTCGAAGAATAAGAAAAGCCATGGTGCGCTTAATGTTCGCGCCTCCATGACATATCGAAAAAGTGCGTACGATACCCGCAACTGCCAAGAGCGAATCAATCCCTGTCCAGCAGCATTTCATTCCAAAGCGAAATACGATAGTGAATCGCCCCGGGTTTCGTGGAGGCCTCAACTCTTGAGAAGATGAGGCTATGAGAAAGACTACGACCTACTCCCCCGAAGTCCGTGAACGTGCTGTGCGCATGGTTCTGGAGCACCTGAACGACTACCCCTCCGAGTGGGCGGCCATTGAGGCCATCGCCCCGAAGATTGGTTGTGCAGCGCAAACCCTGCATGGCTGGATTCGTCGCCACCAGACTGATGCCGGTCAGCGTCCTGGGCCGACCACCGAAGAGCGCGAACGCATCAAAGCCCTGGAGCGTGAGAACCGTGAGTTGCGCAAAGCCAACGAGATTCTGCGCCTGGCCAGTGCGTATTTTGCCCAGGCGGAGCTCGACCGCCGCACCAAGTCCTGAGGGCATTTGTCGATCAGCATCGTGACCGTCTCGGGGTCGAGTCGATCTGCCGTGTCTTGCAGATCGCCCCGTCCGGTTACCGCCGGCACGCGGCGCAGCAGCGCAACCCGGAACTGCGCTGTTGCCGTGCTCGGCGCGATGACGCGTTGATCTTGGAAATCCAGCGGGTGTGGAACACCAACATGCAGTGCTATGGCGCGGTGAAGGTCTGGAAGCAGCTCCGGCGAGAAGGCATCGAGACGGCCAGATGCACGGTGGAACGGTTGATGCGTCGGGCTGGATTGCAGGGCATTAGGCGCGGCCAGGTCGTGCGGACAACGGTGGCCGGCGACAAGTCGCTCTGCCCGCTGGATCGCGTACAGCGCCAGTTCCATGCCGATCGCCCGAACCAGTTGTGGGTGTCGGACTTCACGTATGTGTCGACCTGGCAGGGCTGGCTGTATGTGGCCTTCGTGATTGACGTGTTTGCGCGGCGGATCGTCGGCTGGCGAGTCAGTACCAGCATGAAGACCGAGTTCGTGCTGGATGCCCTGGAGCAAGCCCTGTATGCCCGTCAGCCACATCGCACGGGTGGCCTGATCCACCACAGCGACCGTGGCAGCCAGTACGTCTCGATCCGCTACACCGAGCGACTGGCAGAGGCCGGCATTGAGCCCTCAGTTGGCAGCAAGGGCGATAGCTACGACAACGCCTTGGCCGAAACAATCAACGGGCTGTACAAGGCCGAGCTGATTTAACGTCAATCATGGAAGAGCCGCGAAGCTGTTGAGATGGCGACTTTGAAATGGGTGCACTGGTACAACCACCAGCGGTTGCTGAGTTCAATCGGCTATATCCCGCCTGCGGAGGCTGAGGCAAACTTCCACCAGCAACAAGCAGGTCAGGCCATGGCGGCCTGACTTTAACGAAACGGCCTCCACGAAACCCGGGGCGATTCAATAGTTACGCGCTAGCAACTCTTACTTAGCCACCGATGATCGCCACCGTAACGGTCTATTCTCTTGCCACTGTCTCCCGATTGAGCGCTGAAAACTAATTGAGTGAATTAGCATGAAAGCTCCTGGCAAAAAGGCGGTCCAACAACAACCAAGCGGGCCATGCGACCTTATTTTGCTGGGAGAAAACGAAAATGGTTTTGCGAATATTCCCATCGCAGCGATTGGCTTTGCTGCTAGTACTGCTCGCCGTTCTGCAACTCAGTGGCTGCGCCGTTTCCCCGCGCCTGAAACCAAGCGACCAGCCAAGCGTTGCTCGCAAAACCTTTGTCATCACTGGTGCCTCCAGTGGCTTCGGCCGCGGCGTGGCGCTCAAGCTTGCCGCTCTGCAAGGCGACGTGGTGCTAGCGGCCCGCCGGACCGACGTGCTCGAAGAACTGGCCGCGCAGATACGCATGGCTGGAGGATCGGCACTGGTGGTGACCACCGACGTGAGCAACCCGAACGAGATGCAGGACTTGGCACGAGCCGCCATCGAGCGTTTCGGCAGGATCGACGTTTGGATTAACAACGCTGCGGTCGGAGCGCTGGGTCGTTTCGAGGACGTTCCCGTCGAGGACCATGCGCGGATCGTGGATGTCAATCTTAAGGGCATGATCTATGGCAGCCACGCAGCCATGCGCCAGTTCAGAGCTCAAGGCTTCGGCACGCTTGTCAACGTGGGCTCAGTCGAGAGCGAGATACCGCTGGCTTATCATGCCTCCTCCGCAGCGACCAAAGGTGGCGTCATAAATCTCGGCGCGGCAATCGCTGAGGAGATTCGCCTGAGCGGTAGCGAGACCATCAATGTCGCCACCGTCATGCCCTGGGCTGTGGACACACCGTTTCTGGGAATCAATTTGCCCTTTCTAGTTCATTGATCAGGGACTTCATTTCTGCGATTTCTCGGCGCTGAGCGTCGATGATTTCGTCAGCTAACTTGCGGACGCGAGGATCTGAAATCTGAGCTCGTTCACTTGTTAGGATTGCTATGGAATGGTGGGGGATCATGGCCTTCATGTAGTCCGTGTCGTCTACCGTCGCTTGCCCACGTACAAGCCATAGTGCAATGGTAAAAGCTACTGCACTTCCTGCCAATATCGCTAGGTTTATTGACTTACGCTTATACATGTTGAGCATGAATGCGAGCATGACTACTGCCATTACCGCGCCCATCACTAATGCCATCCAAGCGCGAGTCTCGCTCCAAAAAACATGCTCGAACGAGTAAGTATTTAAGTACATCACGCCATACATAATGATCGTAGACGTGGCTACCATCGCTGCAAAGCGCCAGTAAGACATTTGCATAGTTAGACCTCTTTAATGATTGCTGCTGGATCGGCGACTCAACGTGTTCGCGCAGCCCTGCTTAGAAGTGGCTTTCGAATGCTCTCCTAAAAACGGACAAGCCGAAGATGATGAGGTTTCGATTTTTTGAGAAGCTTACAAAAATGTAATCATCGACCGCTTTAAGACCGGCTTAAAGCGCTGCCAGCGCTGTACTACGCGTAATGTTCCCCTGAACTAATCAATCGCTAATAGCTTATAAGCAGACAATACCAACGTCGCGCTATGGACCACTGCGCGAAAGAGCGGGCCCACTAAGATGGCCTTCAAGCCTTGAGACCCGACTACTCGGCTTAGCAAGCCCAAAGAGTTATCGTGAGCAATAGAACACTCGGAGAGAACAATTCAGCACCCAGCATATGCCACGTTCTTGTCGAGTGTGACCGCAGGGTTAGTATTCGCACATTAGATGTGTGGCGGCTAAGACGGCTGGGTGTAGCTGGCTCCAAAACTGAGCGGCGAGGTTATTCTGTCCCAAGCCGCGCCTTTCGTGGCGCGCGGGACCTCACTCACTTTGAAACAACAGACCTTCGATTCGATCATGTTCTTCCGGTGTTGGCAGGGCAGATGAGTCAACATTGCCAATACTATTTGGCTGACCATTTTCTGGTGGGCCAACTTCAGGGTGGTAGGCGCCATCTGCGTCGAAAGCAACCCAGCCGTACAATTCTCGGATGACTTCGGAAGGATGGCCATCTTCCATTGCCACATACCAGTCCGCCAATCGGAAACGCTTACCGGCAAGCTTAGAAGTAGCCATTTCGGCTCGAACCAGCGCCAGATATAGCGGGTGCGGCAGTTCCTCTACGGCGCCGGTTTCGTCGAGCAAGAACGTGAACGAGGCGTGCGACCGTTGCTCTGTAGAACCGGCTCGCTCCTCTTCCTCGCCTAAGGTAAAAACGGGAGCAAAACCGCCCCCCTCTGTTCTGAAGTTGGTCGTCTGGCCTTGGTAGACCCTGGCAGCGTTCCACTGCACCTCGCCAGCATAAGCGTAAGCGCGCAGATCAAACTTCATCGATCGTACCTGAGGGTCGGCGACGATTCTACGCTCGCCAGGAGCTACAAGGGACTGGGCCACGTAGTTTCCGCCAACGATTTCTTCCCAAACGCGCTTGGTGAGCTTGTCTCCTCGGTATGCACCGCGACTACCATACCCGCTGACAGGCTTGAAAAAGAGGCTACGGCGGTTTTGCCACAGGTGCTCTGCATTACCATGCCCGACAGGAACGGTAAGCGGGACGTATTGGGCCAATACGGTTCGGATTTGCTGATCAACGCCAATCTCTTCCAAAAAACGTGCGTTGGTTAGGTCAACCAACCTGCGTTTGTCGGCGTAAAGGGCATAGGCCTGAGGGTGTGGCGTTACCGTCACGACATCAGCCAAATAAGCGCTGCGCAGCGCGCTGCAATTGTCGCCTTCCAGATAGAAATCGGTGAGTCGGTTGTAGACGAGATCCACAGGCTTTCCGTCGACCAAGAGGGACTCGTTGTGAAAGGCCAGATCGGCTGGGTCTGCGATTAGGCAGTCGATTCCTGCTGACTCGAATAACCGCTGAAAAAGAAGGAACTCCGGATACAGATATTGGGCTTGTGGGCTTTCATCCAAGATCACCACGCGCGTGAGCGGACGTTGCTCGCCGCTCGTAGACCATTCCTGGGCGAACATATCCAGAATCGAACGCTCGAAGCCGCCGGGTCCATCCTGACCTGGCGAAAGCCCGACTACGCCGCTGCAACAACTACGCTGCGCGCGGGCGAGCAATACGTTTAGCATCGCTCCGCCCGCATTTGTGTTTATTTCGATGAGCCCAAGCTTGTCATCATCCAGATGGAAGTCGTAGCCAAAGAAGACGCCGCGCGCACCCCGAGGATCATGTCGTGCAATAGGAGGTGCAGAATCCAGAGCATGCTCACGCCAACCGGGCGAACTCACGGTCTGCTCGATGGCCTGAATAACCTCATTAACCTGGCGCAGC encodes:
- a CDS encoding four-helix bundle copper-binding protein yields the protein MTNSMFASCIQACSNCALVCEMCASACLREDDVKMMARCIELDRDCADICRLAATLMSRESEYAKEFCALCAKICRACGEECAKHEMDHCQECAKACMNCAEECERMAG
- a CDS encoding KR domain-containing protein; translated protein: MVLRIFPSQRLALLLVLLAVLQLSGCAVSPRLKPSDQPSVARKTFVITGASSGFGRGVALKLAALQGDVVLAARRTDVLEELAAQIRMAGGSALVVTTDVSNPNEMQDLARAAIERFGRIDVWINNAAVGALGRFEDVPVEDHARIVDVNLKGMIYGSHAAMRQFRAQGFGTLVNVGSVESEIPLAYHASSAATKGGVINLGAAIAEEIRLSGSETINVATVMPWAVDTPFLGINLPFLVH
- a CDS encoding DUF305 domain-containing protein — its product is MQMSYWRFAAMVATSTIIMYGVMYLNTYSFEHVFWSETRAWMALVMGAVMAVVMLAFMLNMYKRKSINLAILAGSAVAFTIALWLVRGQATVDDTDYMKAMIPHHSIAILTSERAQISDPRVRKLADEIIDAQRREIAEMKSLINELERAN
- a CDS encoding copper resistance protein CopB, whose product is MTTRLSRFALIALGVSLSAAAGGTANAAEMMDHSMHQTPPTEAAQAPASSAKPAAKNHGSGGQMDHSAMGHGAMDHSKMNHGQMKHDDTLEMPGMVHPSFIPVLTDADREAAFPGLQGHTVHDKYLAWFLLLDQLEYQNANEGSTLSWEATAWVGGDINRFWFRSEGERTNGVTEDAEIQALYGRAISPWWDVVAGVRQDFKPESPQTWAALGVQGMALYGFEAEATAFVGEGGQTAARFEGEYDILLTNRLILQPTAELNFYGKDDPAHGVGAGLANTEVGLRLRYEIVREFAPYIGVTWSRAYGNTADMARDDGEDLDEARFVAGIRLWF
- a CDS encoding copper oxidase codes for the protein MQRKTSRRTFVKGLTAAGLLGGLGLWRAPVWAVSSPGQPSVLTGTEFDLLIGETPVNITGAARTAMTINGTIPGPLLRWREGDTVTLRVRNKLSEDTSIHWHGMILPANMDGVPGLSFHGIAPDGMYVYKFQVKQNGTYWYHSHSGLQEQVGVYGPLVIDAKDPEPFSYDRDYVVMLTDWTDEDPARILSKLKKQSDYYNFHKRTVGDFINDVSEDGWAATIANRKMWAQMKMSPTDLADVSGYTYTYLMNGQAPDGNWTGIFKPGEKLRLRFINGSAMSYFDVRIPGLKMTVVAADGQYVNPVSVDEFRIATAETYDVIVEPATKEAYTIFAQSMDRTGYARGTLAIAEGLSAAVPKTDPRPIITMDDMGMDHGSMGGMAGMDHGEGMQGDMSGMDHSNMSSMNHGDMQGMGGMGAMAGMDHSKMAGMSGMDHSAMAGVSAAMQSHPPSESNNPLVDMQTMSPTHRLNDPGIGLRDNGRRVLTYGDLRSTFPDPDGREPSRTIELHLTGHMEKFSWSFDGIEFSDSEPLRLKYGERVRITLVNDTMMTHPIHLHGMWSDLEDENGQFMVRKHTIDMPPGSKRSYRVTADALGRWAYHCHLLLHMEMGMFREVRVDE
- a CDS encoding cytochrome c codes for the protein MKRIIISFAAFCALGLLVVAGVVFSGLISVAADDPHTGVVHAFLETARNRSIEARSEDIAVPSLDDEDQIRAGAGNYDSMCVGCHLAPGMAETELSNGLYPAPPSLAEAGLYDDPAKTFWVIKHGIKATGMPAWGKSMADPYIWGMVAFLQKLPELDEGAYRALVASSGGHQHGGGETPAGHSEQHGEMASGDHHQGDSGGSDHHGSSSTGGASGQSGSGHHGNNESDDHHASEEPQAVEHSNGSDSADAEGKSPSKNHVHADGKQHEH